gttgtctcacgcacttgttcacaaagaggtgaacctcgccccatctttgcatgtgaatgactgagcaattcaggcaagctccttttatacccaatcatggcacccacctgttcccaattagcctgttcacctgtgggatgttccaaacaggtgtttgatgagcattcctcaaactttcttagtcttttttgccacctgtcccagcttttttgaaatgtgttgcagccatagaattctaagtttaatgattctttgctaaaaacaatcaagtttatcagtttgaacattaaatatcttgtctttgtagtgtattcaattaaatataggttgaacatgatttgcaaatcattgtgttctgtttttatttatgtttaacattgtgttctgtttttatttatgtttaacacaacgtcccaacttcattggaattggggttgtacaatacgTTGTGAACaggtgcctttttttgttttttggtttgtccGGGCAGCAgatttctttgtgtttcatcaggTAAGCTGATATGTGTTATGTGTGATAATAATGAGAGTATGTTGCTCCCAGAGAGGCAAAGAGGGAGATGGAGAGGAGAAGACGTACACTTCCAAAACAACAAGCGACGCTCCAACAGAAAGTCGATCAACTGAAGGTGATAGAGCAGATCTAACTTGCCATTGGTGGTTGATGTTGTGAATGAATGCGTTTCCAACCTCAACGCGTACCCTCCCATCAGGAACTGCAAACATTGTACGAGGATCTAAACGATAGGCTGCACCGACTTATTGAGTCAAATGCTGCAAGAAAGGATCTCGAGGACAGAAGCACTGAGCAGCAGCTCCAGAAAACCCAAAATGAGATGAGGGAAGCTGAGAAGCGACTTGAAGACAAAGTTGTTGTGAGTGGAACATCCTATTATTTTTCCATGTGTTGCCTTTGCGCCTCACCCTACTTTtgatctattcatccatccatgttctgtggtggtgtgggtgagctgcagccaatcccggctgactttgagcaagaggcgggatcaccctgaactggtcaccagccaatcgcagggcacatatagacaaataaccattcgcagtcacattctatggccaatttcgagtcttcaattgaagaaacatttatttggtgtgtgggaggaagccggggtacctggagaaaaccccacAAACACGGCATAAACTCCAAAAATAGCTGGTCCAAATTGAAGCAATAAcattattttgtgaaataatTTATATTATACTCCaccaaaaatgtctttattctAAATCTTCCCATCGTACATATTAAGAAAAGCCCCTCGGGCTTGCTACTGCTATGATATGCTGTGTTGCAGTAATCAGCTTATAGTTCTCAATTCTTTATTTTCCAGTTGTGAATCCTAATAAATTCGTTGTAATTTGTACGTTATTATAATGTAACAGGATATTTACATGTGAGTCCAAagttaaatgtatttcaaacaTCGCATCAGCACTCTcattcactctctctctctctctcttcttgtTCAATCTCTCACTCTTAGCTGCTGAAGGACCATTTGAATCTGCAGGAGAGAGTTCATGAAGAATCAAAGATTttcctgaaaaaacaaaatgcggtTGGTATTACAAATAGCACTGAACAATTGTTATATTGCTACAATGGCATATTAGAGCCACAATCTGGGTTATTAAATATTGGTTAAAAACACTTCTGGTTGAAACAAACACTAACAATAGTCATCATTTCAGTTTGTGTggttgttcattcattcattcatcttccgttccacttgtcctcacgagggtcgcgggcgtgctggagcctatcccagctttcttcgggcaagaggcggggtacaccttgaactggtcgccagccaatcgcagggcacatagaaacaaacaaccattctcactcacattcacacctatgggcaatttagagttgtcaattaacctaccatgcatgtttttgggatgtgggaggaaaccggagtacccagagaaaacccacccagccacggggagaacatgcaaacaccacacagacggggctgggatttgaaccccggtcctcagaactgtgagccggaTGTGTGTGGTTGTTTCTCAGGAAATGGCAAATGTTAACGTAATCATCAAACCACTTGTACTAAATTTCTGACACTCCTTTATATTTTTTAGTGTGGACCAATACGGTCATGGACCAGCACACTACTACAAGACGGGTAACTTACTGAAAAGTGTTGGGGCTTAAAGTGCTCCGTGTCCGAGCGCTGGTTAGGACTCATTGACAAATCAGGCTTGAACATTCTTCCCAAAGAAATTGTCAGTCGTTCTTTTCATCTTATCGTCTGTGACTATTTCCACTCTAAATCTGATTATTatcctgattacctccagacctgttcaatgaagaaatcacttaaacagaagtTGTCTGACAAagtcaagtcggacaaaagatgtaaaaaagctgcaaaaaaatggaCACAATCCAAACAAATTCGAGAACCGTCATGAAATACGGTAATTGACATCTGTTTGTCTGGAAAGGTTTACAAAGCCGTTTCTAAAGCTTTaagattccagcaaaccataggaCTCTAGAACCCTGCGATGCCTTTGCTATCATGAAACATTCTCCGACTGTTGCCATACCGTATTAGCTTTGATTAGTTTGACAGTGTGGTTACGTGAGGTTTCCAGACAACACAAACAGTAGTGGGGTGCATCACCAACAACGATGAGTCCAAGTGCAGAGAGGGGGTAGAACATCTAGTGGGGTGGTGCAAAGATAATAATATTTGCATCAATGTGAAGAAGACGAAGGAGATTttggtggacttcaggagggacAGACACCATCTCCCCCGTGCACATCGGAGGAGCAGCAGTGGACGTGGTCTCCAGCTACAAATACCTTGGATTCCACTTTTCCAAGGGCCTCACATGGAGCCCTTACACTTCCTGTCTGCACAAGAAGGCACCACACCAACGTCTCTACTTCCTCCGGAAGCTGCGACGTGCCGGACTGGAGAGTGGTGACCTGAGGAGCTTTTTTAGATGTGTGGTGGAGAGCATCCTCAGCGCCAGCATCTTGGCACAGCAGCTGCTTGGCTGCAGAGAGAAAGGGCCTACAAACGGTAAAGGATGCTCAGAAGATTGCGGGAGGCGACCTTATTTTGCTCAAGTCATTTTACCTTTGAAAACTACTGGTACAATGCAGGAAGTTAACATTGTATGATCTAAATATATCTTTACATATGCCTGTGTATCTttatatgtacatacagtatatacagtgggtaatatacagtgaaacatttaactcattcactgccagccttcccagttaacatggatatttgacttctaaagccgtcaatgggcggcacagtggacgactgcttagagcgtctgcttagagcgtctgcctcacggttctgtggaccggggttcaatccccggccccgcctgtgtggagcttgcatgttgtccctgtgcctccgtgggttttctctgggcactccagtttcctcccacatcccaaaaaaaaaccatgcatggtaagttaattggcgactctaaattgcccgtaggtgtgaatgtgagtgcgaatggttgtttgtttgtatgtgccctgcgattggctggcaaacagttcagggtgtaccccgcctcctgcccgatgatagctgggataggctccagcactctcgcgacccttgtgaggagaagcggctcagaaaatggatggatggaagccgtcaatggcagtgaatgtgttaagggggtctgaatactttctgtacccattgtatactgtatgtgtgtatactTGTATCACTTAACACAGAGACAGTGCTGTGATTTAATAACAAGTGCTCGTTTTCAGTTTTACTTCTATCTTGGCCATTTCAGCTGTAAATGCAACACTAAAGGAATTACgtactgttttgtatttttttctctctctaaatGTGTCCTATACATGTATGGCTCTTATTTCGCAACCCAAGCTCATCATGTTCCTTTCATTGAGCAGGAGTTACAAGAGCAGCTGCGACAGTGGCAGCAGTGCACTGAACAGAACATGCAAGAGAAGGAGCAGCATCTCACCCGCACGCGCTACAAGAGAACCACAAACTTGGAAAAGTTGACCACAATGCAAAAAAGGGTGAACAACTACCAGCTTTGAATATGTTTAAAAGTGAACACCTCTCCCAATGCAAAACAGGATGGACATTAATAACtaggtgtttctttttttttgttttagtacaGCGAGATGGAGCAGGTGGTGAAGGAGgaaagggaagaggaggagagacTGCGTCAGCTGGAGGTTAGGAATAAAGCTGCTCTCAAGGTAAcaacttttcattcatttgcttGTCCGAGTTGCCGACCGCAAGACTTAAATTTGTCAGTGAAGGTTGGGCAGGTCGGGCTGTTATGTTGCTGTGTCTATGGTTGTCAGCATTGTGCAGATAAATTATAACATTTCTTGAGGGTGTCAGAGAGATGCTATTGGTATTCCAGGAGGAGCTATATCACCCCCTAGCGCCACGCCATCATTTGTGTGcaacaatgacaatgaaatgGGGAAATGGGGCTTTAGTGAGTTGACCCATGACATTTGACCTTCATAGGTGCAGTCTTGGTGGCGAGGCTGCATGGTCCGCAAAGGCTTCGGCATTTATCGGAAagtagaagaaaagaaaagcaagaaaaagaaggaaggaaagaagaagaaatgagtTGTGTTCACTTATATTggtccattttcaaattaaaagtaaCATCAAAGAGAACCTCGTGCCGATTTGTGCTGGTTGTTGTTAAACTTCCATCAAAAGTAGGAAAAAGTGCtgtatttgcatttgtgtgttccaTCACGGATCAGAAAGTGAATTTGCTAAATAAACTACTttatggcattttttttcctgatttgcACCAAATTTCAATGGGTTCAAGAGTTCACTGAAGGCATCAGTGACATGATCTCAACCCAACAGAGCATGCCTTTCACTTATAAGAGCCTATTATGAAtagttttcacaatttaaaagatTTTGCAGGTGTCTTGATAATATGTCTGTACCACaaggattacaattacaattacatgaCACTTTTTGGCCTGGTTTAAGCCCCGGTcatgtctcatgcaaatgagccactgctcaccccgccTCTTTTTTACTCTGTGTgctccctggccccgcctgtgtggcgtttgcatgttcttcccgtgcatgcgtgggttttccccgggcactccggtttcctgacacatccccaaaacatgcatgctaggttaactgaagtctctaaattgcccctaggtgtgaatgtgagtgcgaatggtttgtttgtttgtatgtgccctgcgattggctggcaaccagttgagggtgtaccccacctcctgcccgatgatagctgggataggctccagcacgcctgccaccctcgtgaggataagcgtctcagaaaatggatggatggatggtcagtTTTacgtcctccaattctggaatgacctaTTTACATTATTGTATTCAGgtgaaatacttatttttctgattgttcTTAAATGCTGGCTGCATTTAAGAACATTGGATATACAAAACACATTCATCCAAGCGAGCacaactttctttttgatgttactgtaaataaaattacagagatttctgctaaaaaaaaaaaaaaaaggtttggcaGTACAAAACTAGGTGAACAACCATTTCAGGGCATTCGTCAAAAAAGTTATTGTTCACATCAATATCTTTCTTAAACCTCTCGTTAATATTCGTTTTAGCTGGACAGAATTTAAGGATGAAACCAATATTCCATAAAGAGAGATTTGCGCTTACTTTTAGGCCTATACTGTAAAATGTATGTTATTCCAAATCAAAGAGTTATCAGGTGAAAAATAACACTTTTAGATGAGAGCAGATAAATGCCTGGCAGTGAAAAGCTGACATCATAACAGGGATTTTATATATGTCATAATTGCAAACAAGACAAAAGTCAATACCAACCAACTTTGATAATACACTattttgccaaaagtatttgctcacctgccttgactcagatatgaatttactGTAAGTGACATCGCATTCTTAGTAGGGTTTAaaatgacatcggtccaccctctgcagtgtgtttatgggaattcatgagcatttttccagaagcggaTTTGTAAAGTTATGTTGGAGGAGAAGGCCTGTttctcagtctctgctctaatttATCCAAAAGTAGTGAATCTTCATGAATCTCGATTTGTGCACTGACGCAGaatcatgttggaacaggaaggggccatctccaaactgttcccacaaagttggaaatgtccacaATAATAGCCCCCAaactccagtgaaaggaactcggAATGTTtgagcataccaagagattttggacattcaaacagtttggtgattaccccttcct
The genomic region above belongs to Phyllopteryx taeniolatus isolate TA_2022b chromosome 6, UOR_Ptae_1.2, whole genome shotgun sequence and contains:
- the iqcg gene encoding dynein regulatory complex protein 9 isoform X2 — its product is MYLSQIQSFRLAAVLEECSDQLDILEHALTIKIHKECCTEESQARVKKVKRDCHYISQQVSKLQAELEEKQSFTCLLQVVDGQDQEKNAESNKREAKREMERRRRTLPKQQATLQQKVDQLKELQTLYEDLNDRLHRLIESNAARKDLEDRSTEQQLQKTQNEMREAEKRLEDKVVLLKDHLNLQERVHEESKIFLKKQNAELQEQLRQWQQCTEQNMQEKEQHLTRTRYKRTTNLEKLTTMQKRRDGAGGEGGKGRGGETASAGG
- the iqcg gene encoding dynein regulatory complex protein 9 isoform X1 is translated as MYLSQIQSFRLAAVLEECSDQLDILEHALTIKIHKECCTEESQARVKKVKRDCHYISQQVSKLQAELEEKQSFTCLLQVVDGQDQEKNAESNKREAKREMERRRRTLPKQQATLQQKVDQLKELQTLYEDLNDRLHRLIESNAARKDLEDRSTEQQLQKTQNEMREAEKRLEDKVVLLKDHLNLQERVHEESKIFLKKQNAELQEQLRQWQQCTEQNMQEKEQHLTRTRYKRTTNLEKLTTMQKRYSEMEQVVKEEREEEERLRQLEVRNKAALKVQSWWRGCMVRKGFGIYRKVEEKKSKKKKEGKKKK